The following DNA comes from Clupea harengus chromosome 9, Ch_v2.0.2, whole genome shotgun sequence.
ACTcctgtgcacacatacacctatgTGCAGGTTTGCCCTTTATGCATGTTTTATTGTGTGCATATTTATAGGGTtgctcatgttgtgtgtgtgtgtgtgtgtgtgtgtgtgtgtgtgtgtgtgtgtgtgtgtgtgtgtgtgtgtgtgtgtgtgtgtgtgtgtgtgtgcacatatgtgtttctgtgtgcttgcttgcacgtgtgtgtgtaggtgctgtaGCAGTGGCTGAGTTCATTGCTGAGAGCCCTCGGCTGCTGCGCCTGGACCTGCGTGAGAACGACATTAAGACAGGTGGCCTGATGGCCTTATCCCTGGCCCTCAAGGTCAACACCTCCCTACTGCGCCTCGACCTGGATCGCGAGCCCAAGAAGGAGACggtgagagggacacacacacacacacacacacacacacacacacacacacttggacaagGTGCTTACCACTTTGAACCAAAGTTGCAAACATGAGTTTCGTGGTGTTTCAGCAGTGAGTTGCTGCCGAATCATCTATGGAGTCTTCTGAGGATATTTACGTCCTTATGGCTGTAGATTTTGGGTTAATTTTGAAACCATTGCACCAGCCTTCAACCAGTCGGCATTGACTAGTATGGGATTGCTATACTTCCTACTTTATCACTAATGGTGCAAGCTGATGTACTAGCCTTTCCCCAAACCCTGTTACGATTAAGGAAACAATGGACCCCCTTCTgcaacattttcttaagtgtcttcttaaatatcttcgtACGAACTTCGTAAGACCAACCCTAAGAAGATccctgccggattcatgaacgcgtGAAAAGTgctcttagctgtgcactgattcttaaattgaacgcacgTTCTCGTACACCTAAATCTGCATGTATAAACACCCCGCCAGGGCATGCAACAATAGGGTTAGGGATAACAGACAACGCTAAAGCAACTTGAGGCctatcaaaatcatgtcaaagcggaaagcgaacaCCGGTGGTGCACCGGccagtacacacagacataacttcaccggtgcagaggtggaggtcctgttgcagaatgtagatgtgttcattctattccactatgcctatatccacgcgattgagtttgatgcttatatatttattcactgccatttgcagtgttcgtgtagcatagtgctttcatttattttaggacatcacaatgcctcgtagaatcatgactgtaaatgtgaaatgcaGTTGTTAATGATAAAAATATTCTCGTATGTATTATTAATATGATTATTTAAATCCGATGATGTCTGTAGAATatatgtgaacgcaatcaccaacgatttctcacaaattcagcccttaagatcATGGGCACATTCCAATCTGACCTATCTACGACTGCTTTTCAGCGTTCTTAAATCTTGTTCTTAGCCAAAaacgaatcccagataagaaaacgttcatgattgccagaattgtcccgggaactttgtaagtgtagtttttttttaaaactgacCTGGGAGCAGTAGGCTGCAAAGTCAGGCTAGCTTGCCTCACCATATCAGTCCCGACTGAGGTGATGCCAGACTGGGCACGTGGGCTTGGAGAATGtgcaggacacagagacaggctgTAATGGAGACCTTTTCATCTGTTCGTGGAGCTTGTGATGTGTTTGCAGGCAGGCTGCCCAAACTTGCTTTTTCAGAGTGATCAatactttctctttccctccatctgttcctctctgtctgccttgtTCTGCCCTTTGCTTCTCCTCTTTGCCGCTTGCTATTCTACACAtgtcctgtgtgttttgttgtgtataAACCATGTTATCTattaatgtgtttgttgtgtataAACCATGTTATCTCGCACTCTAACCCCTcctccatgtttccctttttccttcttcttcctccctctctctctcctcaccctctctctcacccgctccccctctttttttttctctctcaggtgaAGAGCTTCATAGAGACGCAGCGCGCCCTGCTGGCGGAGGTCCAGAATGGCTGCAAGCGGAACTTCATCCTGGCGAAGGAGCGCGAGGAGACCGAGCAGAAGATGCGGCAGTCCGCCTCCATGGCCGAGATCTCCGCCGAGGACCTGccacagcagcaggaggaggaggggcaggaggcCTCCGCTGCCACGGCCTCCACAAcgacagaaggagaggctgagagcGGAGAGGAGGAAGCGGGCGAGACCAAAACTGAGGgaggggaggcagaggagagctCGTCACAGACAGCGCCCGCCGTGGACGACTCCGACTCGgacactgaggaggaggaagaggaggatgagaaagaggtGTTTGTGGGAGGGGCTTCGCCGGTCAAATGCTCTGCGAATGACGGCGCTCCACAGCCCTCGAAGCAGCCCAGCCCCAGTGCTAGCCCCTCCCACAGCCCTGGCCCAATCAGCAGCGCCGCTCAGACCTCCAGCCCGCCGCGTAACCCCTCCCTGTCCGGGATCACGGTCACCGAGGCGCCGGTGGCCCCCggtacacccccctcccccggcCGCTGCATCTCTGTGTCCAGCCCCGGCCGCGGTCACAAGATCTTCATGGTGACCCGCGTGGAGAGCCCGCCAGAACAGCCACAACTGCTGGCCCAGCTTCAGGCCTGGAAAGAGCAGGACCGAGCAGCCCAGAACCAGAGACAAGGTCCAGGCCAGACCCCCAAAGACAGTACCCCGAAGCCCACACCTTCTGAGCAGACCCAAAGCCCGACACAGACGTCCTCAGGTGGAGGGCATCAGGGTCCAAACGGGCCTCCTGTGGGACAGACGGACTCGCACACGCAGAAGGAGGACCAGAGCCCTGCTGAGCAGGTGTCCAACACCCCAGCTAACTCCCCAGGGGAGACAGTGCCGACCCCCCCAGAACTACAATCCCAGCATCCCCCAGCAGAGACTGACTTGAGTGTAACACCCCTGAAGCAGCCAATTACAGCCTTCACAGTGGGTGTTAAAGAGGACCTGAAGGAAAGCAGCCAGGAGGTTTCCACAGAGCCTAGCCAGCTTTCAGCTGAGGGAcaaatagtagtagtagcagcagaaACAGCAAACATACTGCAGGTACAGCCTCCAGCCtgcccatacactcacacacaactccagCCTGACACAGGCAGCATAGACACACTAACCAGGCCAGAGCCGGTCCAGGAAACCCAGTCTGGATCACAGACACTGGTAGCAGAGCAGGCTAGGGAGGCGATTGCAGCTGAGCAGCAGCCTGAGCAGGCTTCCCAGATGATCCCAGAGCAGGCTTCCCAGATTATCCCAGAGCAGCCTTCCCAAATGATCCCAGAGCAGGCTTCCCAAATGATCCCAGAGCAGGCTTCCCAAATGATCCCAGAGCAGCCTTCCCAGATGATCCCAGAGCAGCAGCCTGAGCAGGCTTCCCAATTGATCCCAGAGCAGGCTTCCCAAATTATCCCAGAGCAGGCTTCCCAAATTATCCCAGAGCAACAGCCCGAGCAGGCTTCCCAAATGATCCCAGAGCAGGCTTCCCAAATGATCCCAGAGCAGGCTTCCCAAATGGTCCCAGAGCCAGCTGCCCAAGAGCAGGAGTCTCAGACAACCTCCCAGTCCTGCCAACAGgacccacagacacaggagCTGTCTGAGGAGTGCGTCCTGCCCGCTGCATCATCAGAGGTCAGTGGTAATCCAGAGCAGACCCTGGTGCTGGAGAGGCCGTTGGAGCCTGACTCCAGCCCAGGTCCTGAGCAGCTCCCTCAGACTggaggcacacagacacctgggcaggtggaggaagagaagcTTGAGGCTGAGCTTGAGGCTGAGCTTGAGGCTGAGCTGGACGCTGAGCTAGAGCTGATCTTGGATCAGCAGACGCAGCTGTGCCCTGTTCCCGCTCTTCCACCTCTCATCCCTGCGGAGTCCCCAGACTCTTCAGCCCCGCTGCCTTCTCCAGAGCCCATCACCGCGGCCGCCACACCCGCTCAGGAGCAACACACCGCCCCAACGGAAGAGCATGCCGCGGACGCCATGACGACCACGGATGCGCCACAGGCGGAAGAGTCGTCAGCCGACTCCCCGGACGAGAGTTCAACGGACGACGGCGAGAGCATAGCGACAGAACCATCTGGAGAACCATCAGCCCTGCCCAATGGGCTGAAGCCCGAGTTCGCCCTGCACCTGCTGGATCCCGAAGGGCCCAAGCCAGGCAGCTGCGTCATGGAGCACGGTGAGTGCAGTTCTCCTCCACACCAGCAGAGCGCAGCAGGGGTGCAATTTCAGCATTTCAGTGATATAAAAAATACGATTAATGAAATGTTGTTGTCTCAGTTGTGTTGTCAGTAAACTTGCAGATGTAACGTTAACGTTGTCTAGAAAGTACACAAATATATCGTACTTGGCTTGAGAAGTTGCGGGAAACCTATAGATtaattgtgttttgtgtgtgcgtttgtgtgtagtgACCGCAGAGCTTCACTGCGGGCAGGacctggaggagctgctgctggaggccaGCCTGGACACCGGACGTGAGGCCCCGTAATGCTGTCACCATggtaacacccacacacacacacacacacacacacacacacacacacacaaggcctttGCAGGCACATGCACTCATCGCCCCCTTGCTGTGGCAGTTGGATAGGTAAACCGTGCGGCCCACACCACTGTAACTGGATTTTCACTGACGCTGTAGTGACGATTCTCCCTTTATCTTCccaatataaaaatatatcagGTATTCCAATTAAAGTTAGTGACTCCTTCATAACCTCTGAAATGGGAACTTCTTGAGCTGGAACTTTTGGTTCCATTGGGTTTCTGCAGTAGCAGTTCCATGTTACCGGGTCTGAGAAGTACTTTATGAAACACTGCTTTCAGTccctgtcactctgtctcttttggACACTCTGGGGCTTTCACTGTCTGTTAAATATtcaggatgctctctctctcttagacctTGTGTAAGTATTTGTGTATTGAATCTGGTGCTTCGTCATGggtacctcacacacagagatttttTAACTGCTTCAGCGGACCTTTCTTTATAAATAAGATATAAGTATAATGAAGTGGTAAGAGATTAcaacttatctctctctctctctccccccctctctctctctctctctctctctctccccctctcaggtTGCTGTCGACCAGCTGGTCAGTATGTCTTTTGGGGCCTGTTCCAGGCCTTGGGCTCCTGATGCCCTAACCCACCCCAGCTCCCacccctgcccacacacacttacctcccCCTTCATCATTCCTGCTGTCTACTCACCCTCTCTTAggccactgtcacacacatgatcattgatactcacacgcacacacacactcacacactcacacactcacgcacacacacacacacacacacacacacacacacacacacacaaggaaccctctgaaaagacaaagaaaatatTAATAACACCACAGCCTCTGACTGAAACTGTCATGGCATTTCAGCCAATACACTACAAGGCACGgccagaagaaacacacacagacgaaagaaagaataaaaagaaaaacaaacaaaaaaaaaagaccttatGGAAGCTGTCACACTACCCCTCGGCCCGCCACTACGTCCCCCCCAGCAAAGCaaaggaatggagagaaagaatgcgGAATGAGGAGGCGGCAATATATAACTGCTCAAAACCAAAGACACACGACACCCACTttcacctgctcacacacacacacacacacacacacacacacacacacacacacacacacacacacacacacacacacacacacacacatatacactcactccGCTCTGCATCTTTGGGGGCTTGAAACCTCAACACCGACCTCCAGTGGTGTTCAGAGGTCACTGCGGCAGGACACTCTTCTTcacaggactctctctctctctttctctctctctctttcgctctttctctgtctgtcctctcattCCTCTTCTGGTTCCACTCCTCCCTTCTCGTTCTTTTCACGGATAGAGCAGTTAAACGAGTGTGAGGGTGGTGGGATGTGGAGAATATGTCTCTcgtgtgtaaacgtgtgtgtgtgtgtgtgcatttgctaAGTCAAGTTTAGGTCTGTCGCATGACCAAGAATAGCGCCAAAGTTTAGAAAAAGAGAGTTCAATGCAATGGTAAGAGACAAAATGCGACAGAGAGAGTCTTCTGATTGAACTTTAACTCTCGCCTGCCGTAGCCATCTCTGATCTGccaaaaaggagaagaaaaaaaaagaagaagaaagggaaaaaaaaacatacaagtCTATAATGggatttttctttctgtctccatgTGAACCTGAATCAGTGCATTCAAGCAGAAGCCTTTTAGGGACCCAATGTGAATGTTACAGActcagaagaggaggaggaggaagagagtgaggaggaggaggaagagagtgaggaggaggaggagagtgaggaggtaTTCTTGCCTTGGCAGAGGGAGGCCATTCTTTAGTGCGACAGTAGCTTTTCTCTGAGAACTTCTATCACCTGACTGGCCTTCCCAGTGGAGAGCAGGGCCCAGTCTGTCTTATCCTCTGtttgggagaaagaaagaaagaaagaaaagaaagcagcTCTCGTCAAGCGCAATGTGATAATTGTTTTTCATTCTACTCCtttcattactctctctctctctctctctctctctctctctggctatcCCATACATAGCACTACACACGTTCAGCAGAGGATTAAAACATGCTCATTGCCTTTTGAtcgtgttttgtttattttttttcccctttcaccTTAATTTTTTTGCTGCTTTTGAAGATTCAGTtgtttctatttattttatagtTATATGAGCCTTTTTCtttgtgtgatttattttttccatattcctttattattattattattattattattattattattaataataataataataataataatattattattattatgaaaatCTTGGGGTTTTgcttttaaagatttttttttttctccatggtGTATATTTTCAGATTCTACAGAAGAGCGATTACTATTGCATTCAGAGATTGTTGTCTCTTGTTTGTTGATCATTTCCTGTCATAAAGGCATAAAGGAGTAGAAAGCAGGATGGGGTGGGTGATGGATTACGAAGGGCAAACGGTTTGGGGACATTGACATGCAGTTGGATGGAGGTGGGGGCAAATAGCTCTGGTCAAGCCCAatagagagggatgaagattgcggaggggagggtgagtgtgtgtgtgtgtgtgtgtgtgggggggtggggtgggagatggggggggtgtAAGGTGTTATACCCTCTGCAGAGCCGCCTCACCGCTAACCTTCCAGGAAATGCCCCACCCTACGCCATCCGCCCCCCTGGACGAAATGAATGTCAGAGTGAGAGACTAATAAGGAAGTGAAACACTATTGGCTGTTGGTCATCGGGAGATGCCCACACTGGCGGCCCAGTGGAGCCCCTTGGTGACGGGAGGGGCAGAGACACAGCCAGGAGCTGTCGCGTCACTTCATGTTACCTCACAGTATGAAGGTGGTGGATGCGAGGCGAGGCGGCTCGATTGGTGAGGCGCTGGGGAGAGTGGGGTTGAGGGCAGTGGACCGAGGCCCCTGTTGACCCGTCTCTGTGACTCCTCGGGGGCCTCCAACACCCGGCCTCCAATAtcatggccgtgtgtgtgtgtgtacaagcgcCTCTTGTCCTGGCtagctctttttgttttttcgCTCTCCCAGGTTGCTGTAggggtgtgtgcgtatgtgtgtgtgtgtgtggtagcagcTCTCTGGAATGGTTCTGGCCCAGCTCCGGGCTGTTTCAgagtcagcgtgtgtgtgtgtgtgtgtgtggcacagacaAGCACTGTTAACGGGCGCAGGGAACAGGGGCAAGTTTTGCCACAGTTTCAAAGACATACAGTAACAGCCAAACCAGCCCCGGTGTGTTGCCTCGGTAACAGATTGTCCTGTCCTCCAAATAGATTCACATTGCTGTGctgccccccacccacccccctctttcCAATTTGATGTTTGTAATGCTTttcattttagtcatttttaaatTACTTGTTTAAATTAATCAATAAAAAAAGACGACAGAAAATAAATTTGCTGGTTAGCACACAAATGTGTATTGAAAAGTAAattttgtttctctctatctctctctctctcaaataaaTGCATGTAATGACAATTCTATGACTGGCTGTTCCTCCATTTTCAAGTGATCCACCCCCTCATGTTTTCACTGCTGTGATGCTGTCATGCGTATGTATTTTGTCAACCACAATGCATTGCGAGTGTTGCCTGTCTTGTATGTTGTGTAGTTTTATTCCAAACCAGCAGCCACATTCAATACTTCCTGCAACCCCACTGTTTTCCACTGAATTTGGTCAGATACTTCTGCGCCATGAGTTTCCGCTAGCAGCTCATCGGTTGAAGGCCATCACTGTTGAAGCCCACCGCTGTGGCTGTTTCCTGGGCTGGGTCATCGTCCCATCAGGAGATCATGAGGACCATTTTCGAGTTCTGGTTATTTTGGTTATTCCGGTTATTCCGGTTAATGGTCCCCGAATCGTGAGGAATTGTAGCTGCTGTCTGATAATGAAAGAAGGCAACGTGACAAGTTGTTGCCGTTTTTTTATTTCGTCTTCTCTTCCCCACCTTCTGTAACCACAGTTTGCCTTTCTCCCACGTAgttttgttgccatggtgatgggaTGTTGTTGCCAGTAGGCATGACTCGGTAAATAAGAGGGCCATCTGGCCAAACCATTAGAAGGGGGTAGGCCACTGTCCTGCCTTGGATAAATCAATACCTCAGGCAGACCATCGCCTGAGGTGGGTTTCTCTGCACTGTTGTCCTTGCAATGTGTAATGGCACATCAGATAGCATTGGCTTTTGGAGGAAGGATGCTTAGGATGGGACTGGCTCAGGCTCTGCAGCCTTCCCCACTGTAAGCAGTGCACACTGTACTGCTGTAAAGCCCCCTGCATGGATCCCTGCAATGGCTTCACTTCTATGTAATAACCTCTGTTCGACTTCAGCTCTACCagtaagtcatttttttttttttatttagtcaaatgttatttatatttgttttgtttttttaatcaccAGAATAGATAAGACTCCAGTATTTCCTAACAGTGACCTAGTCAAAGGAATTCATTGGGGTGAAGCGGGATGGAACAAAATGGCAATAGCATTTTAGATGGCCAAGCAAACCATGAAATGTTAATGTCTAAAGGCTCTATGAGCCGTTTTAACAACTAAAGCATAAATGCTCTGAAAGTATAACAGGAGACGGCGGTAAAGTATGCAGATGAAGCTGCAACACTATGTATGTTACCATAAGCAGGTGGTGATGGAATGTAGCAGATACAAACAGCCGTTCTGGAAACTTGTGCTTCGCCCTGAGCAGAGAAGATAAATGTAACTAGAGTGATGTATCTAGTGTACGTGGATTTCTAAAATAGTCCTTGACAAATGTTCTGGATGTCTGTGTACTTTGACACAGGGCCCAAATGTAATAATGAGAGAATCAAACGCTCGTCTAGACTGCTTCGGGAACCTCCGCATTTCAAAGTcctgcatatttgtgtgaagTCAGCACATCTCGTCTGCCCCGAGGGGCTTCTAAGAGCCAGCGTCTGTCATAACAAAGGGTGCCATGGGGGTCGTAGAACCTTGCTTAAACCCTTTCTGAATCGGTCTCCATGGTAAGGGGTCCCTCTATGGCTCTCCTGTGAGGTCCATTAGTCTATTTGGGGCTTATTACAGTAATCCTACGCTGATGGAATTCAGCGACTTATAGTAATCTCTCCTTTATGTAACAGTAGAGTAACCTCAGTGGCCCTTGACTTCCCACATTCTTCAGAATTTAACATCAATTGCCATTAACTATACTTAATACAGTACACTGGCTACAAGGTTGGACATGAGTTTggtgtatttttatttcaatgtaccattttttttattttttttcatggaCAAACCATTGTGATTTGTAAATAACTACATACACGTACCTCTGGGTTAAGTAAAAGTGTTTTAATCGATTGTGTCACAGAAAACAAGATTCATGTGTAGCACCTGGTAAAGGATGTGGAAAGGGACAAAGATGTTGGACTGACTGTATATCCACTCCCTCCCTTCCACATCCTTCAGAACCCCTTTccatcttttcctctgtcttttcAATAAAAATTGACTTAAGGTAAAGGATTTTCTCTGGCATTCCATGTTGAAGATCAAAGGATGCTGCCCCCAGTGGCCCGGGGTctctatacattttatattcagATATTTTTTCTTGGAAAACTCCCctcggggtgggggtgg
Coding sequences within:
- the ppp1r37 gene encoding protein phosphatase 1 regulatory subunit 37 is translated as MNSEEPALDLCNAKNSAGESAASTPADEIIPRNSGLRMDGDAVKQGVDAPTLARLTACPDGDIEPQRTKEKSDSDEVNGNKNNGITVTAAAVGSDLGDTSDDNNHQNSSGMVPEAPVPSFSFGDGVDEGDMDIGVDLSLDETGVLESEPPVPKSESASSGAGVNSISRPGTAPPEKPTELGHGDMGPLSPSPTENFCSPASDQEDLQIHKPGAKRVTFPSDEDIVSGAVEPKDPWRHAQNVTVEEILNAYKQACQKLNGKPIPKVLKQIQELTQLNQRNECLDLKGEKLDYKACESLEEIFKRVQFKLVDLEQTNLDEDGASALFDMIEYYESATHLNISFNKHIGTRGWQAAAHMMRKTSSLTYLDARNTPLLDHSAPFVARALRISGSLAVLHLENAGLSGRPLMLLATALKMNMNLRELYLADNKLNGLQDSAQLGNLLKFNYNIQILDLRNNHILDTGLAYVCEGLKEQRKGLVTLVLWNNQLTHNGMGYLAAALPCTQSLETLNLGHNSVGNEGVHKLKDGLIANRSVLRLGLASTKLSCEGAVAVAEFIAESPRLLRLDLRENDIKTGGLMALSLALKVNTSLLRLDLDREPKKETVKSFIETQRALLAEVQNGCKRNFILAKEREETEQKMRQSASMAEISAEDLPQQQEEEGQEASAATASTTTEGEAESGEEEAGETKTEGGEAEESSSQTAPAVDDSDSDTEEEEEEDEKEVFVGGASPVKCSANDGAPQPSKQPSPSASPSHSPGPISSAAQTSSPPRNPSLSGITVTEAPVAPGTPPSPGRCISVSSPGRGHKIFMVTRVESPPEQPQLLAQLQAWKEQDRAAQNQRQGPGQTPKDSTPKPTPSEQTQSPTQTSSGGGHQGPNGPPVGQTDSHTQKEDQSPAEQVSNTPANSPGETVPTPPELQSQHPPAETDLSVTPLKQPITAFTVGVKEDLKESSQEVSTEPSQLSAEGQIVVVAAETANILQVQPPACPYTHTQLQPDTGSIDTLTRPEPVQETQSGSQTLVAEQAREAIAAEQQPEQASQMIPEQASQIIPEQPSQMIPEQASQMIPEQASQMIPEQPSQMIPEQQPEQASQLIPEQASQIIPEQASQIIPEQQPEQASQMIPEQASQMIPEQASQMVPEPAAQEQESQTTSQSCQQDPQTQELSEECVLPAASSEVSGNPEQTLVLERPLEPDSSPGPEQLPQTGGTQTPGQVEEEKLEAELEAELEAELDAELELILDQQTQLCPVPALPPLIPAESPDSSAPLPSPEPITAAATPAQEQHTAPTEEHAADAMTTTDAPQAEESSADSPDESSTDDGESIATEPSGEPSALPNGLKPEFALHLLDPEGPKPGSCVMEHVTAELHCGQDLEELLLEASLDTGREAP